The nucleotide sequence GGAAATTTCAGGAAACAAATCATGGTGGAGAGGAATTTGAGCTACTTAAAAATGGATAGAATACCAATGGCTGAAATTTTTAGTTTTGTGAAATATTCAGATTAGTTTACAGTATGTGGaggaacttaatttttaaaaatggaagaggtAGATGTTGCATTATTGTGAAGTTTCTTAAATGCCAGCAGAAGAATTTAAAACTAGACTCCATAGATAATAGCTGATTTCTGAGCATAAATCTTGCATAAAGATTAATCAAGACAGCAATATTGACAGAAATTCACTAGTCTTATTTATTGTTACTGTCAGAGCTATTCACCTtattaaatgagaatattttaacCACAAATAAATGAGGCTAAATTTTATCATGACTACTTGATTGAAATAGTACTAAATAAACTTCCCATATGGGGAGGGAGTTAGAAATGCAAAAGGCAAAgttgtggtgaagatcaaataGCAGAGTATTTGTAAAATCCTTGGCatttaggtattatataaacactagctattgtggggaaattttaaaattactattaaaTAGTTGCTAAGAGATGGAAATTTGAGCTCACCTTCACGGGATGCTCCATCACAACTTCCTGGGTTTGACCTCCTTCCCTAGAATCAGGAGCCTGGGGGAGATTGGGGCTGAAGGCCATGAGATCGTTCTTGGTTACTCCATCCCAAGAATATACTTTTTGCCTCCGCTGCTGAGAATAAGAGAAGCTCCCAACCTCGCTGGAACATACTAGCGTGGGCTTCCTAGGACCACACACATCTTTCGGGGGCGTAGAGCATCGCAATGCCACATAAAGGAGCAGACTCAGCACCAACAAACTAGACACCGAGCAGATGGCGATGATCAGATAGACATTCACATCTATCAGCGCTGTCTCCTGTCCCATGCCAGCCTTTGACAGGACCGTAGAAGCACTAGAAGAAGTTTTGAATGTCTGCCCGTTCTCTACCAGTGACACACTCACAGTGGCTGTGGATGACAACTTAGGTGTCCCGTGGTCCTTCACTAATACTAGTAGGGTCTGCCTAGATGCATCGGAATCCTCTAGGACACGGATCGTTCTGATCTCTCCTGTATACAAACCCACTCGGAAAGGGCTGCGCCCTACGCCCATTTCTGACAGCAGCTCATAAGACAGCCACGCGTTATAACCAGAATCCGCATCCACAGCTCGAATCTTTGCAACCACGTGGCCCACAGCCACAGATTTTGACACCAGTTCTGTTACTGGATTAACGCCAGAGTGAGGCGGCAACAGGGCCGGCGCATTGTCGTTCTCATCCAGCACGAACACCTGCAGGCTCACGTTGCTGCCAAGAGGAGGGAAGCCCGCGTCTCTGGCGCTCACCTGAAAGTGCAGCAGTTCCAGTTCTTCGTGGTCCAGGGGCTGTAGGGCGTACACTTTCCCGCTTTCCGAGTGTACGGACACATAGCTTGACAGGGGACGCTCCCCGACCCGTCGGTCCACTAGTGAATAAGATATAAGAGCATTCTCCTGTGTATCTGGGTCCTTCGCTGACACAGTAAAGATGTGACTGCCTGGAGGATTGTTCTCCTTTACAAACACAGTGTACACAGGCTGCTCGAAAGAAGGTGCATTGTCATTCACGTCGCCAATGGCTACAGACACGCTGGCCGTGGCCCACAGTGTTGGCGTCCCACCGTCCCTTGCAGTCACCACTAGCTCGTAGGCCGGCGAGCTCTCGCGGTCCACGGTGCCCTCTAGCACCAGTGAATAGTAATTTCTGAAGGTGGACACCAGCGTGAAGGGCCCTGGGGGTCCCAGAGAGCAAGTCACTTGTCCATTAGCACCTGAGTCACGGTCAGATACGCTAATGAGAGCAATAACTGTGCCCGACGGCGAGTCCTCTAGGACAGGCAATGAAAGCGAAGTCACAGACACCTGAGGAGCGTTATCATTAAGGTCTAGTAACTTCACCATAACTTTGCAATGGCCTGTTAATGGGAAAGAACTTCTATCAATAGCCTCAACTTTAATTTCATACAAGTTACATTCTTCATAATCCATATTTCCGTTTACTCTGATTTCTCCTGTATTACTATCAATGCTGAATTTCGATCTTACATTGGCTAGAACAAGACTTCCAAAGTAatattgtatttctttatttACACCTTCATCTGCATCAGAGGCATTTAATCTGATCACTAGCGTCCCATTAGGAATGTTTTCCAGTAATCTGACGTTGTAGATGGATTTATCGAATGCTGGGGCATTATCGTTTGCATCCAACACAGTAATCAGCAGCTGCGCGGTTCCTGTTAGCTCTGGTTTGCCTTGATCTGTGGCTGTCAATAATAAGCTGTGTTCAGGAGTTTCTTCTCTGTCTAAAGATTTCTTCAAAACTAGCTCTATGGATTTAGCCTCTTCCTCATTTGTGTGTATATCCAAAGTGAAATGCTCATTCGCAGACAGCTTGTATAACAATTCTGCATTGGTTCCTATATCAGCATCAGATGCGCCCTCTAGTGGGAATCTAGAATCTGCAGTCCTGGATTCTAAAATCAATAATCTTTGTTGCTTAACCAAGAACACAGGTGGGTTGTCATTAATGTCTTTGATCTCCACCTCCACGTGGAAAACCTGCAGCGGCTTATCCACGATCACTTCTAGATGGATACTACAAACAGGGTTGCGGCCGCACAGCTCCTCACGGTCTATCCGAGAATTCACAAACAAAATGCCATTCTGTGCATTTACCTCCAAGTAGTCTCTGCGACCCTTGGACACCACCCGGAACAGCCTCGGAACAAGCTCCCCGACCTCCAGACCTAGGTCCTGCGCGATTCGCCCCACAAACGTACCGTGTTTAGCTTCCTCCAGGACTGAATAATGGATCTGGCCGCTCCCCACTTCCCAGACTGTGTGGAAAAGAATCAAGAACAGCAGCTGCCAGGCTCTCAGGCCGCCTCCCCAGGAAAATGCCATCGCAAATCCCTTCTCTCTGAATTCAAAAATCATTGATTCATGATTTGAAGCTTAAAGAATATCTTTGAAAGGCTACTTTATCCTTCTTCTCCTTAAATCCGATCTACGTTGCTTTTTCTCTTCATTGAATGTTGCTGTTCATTCTGAATCAGCCATTGAACGAGCTTGTTTCTATTCCGATGAGAAACACGGTTTATCCTTTGTTAGAAAATCCACCTTGTGGAGGACAGCGACATCATGTGGCTCAATATGTAAGTATAATCGCAATTAATGCAGAGTTGTATTTCTTACATTCACTTCTTTTAGGTTGCATTGCCATCGTTTCCTTTATGTTGAATTTGCCGTTTCGAGAATCCTTTCAAGgtcttatgttttgttttttatataagtCTACTTAGACTCTAAATATGATCTTGTCTAGTAAATTGCTTTTCCAAGTACAGTGTTGTTTTAAGTGTAAA is from Gracilinanus agilis isolate LMUSP501 chromosome 2, AgileGrace, whole genome shotgun sequence and encodes:
- the LOC123233851 gene encoding protocadherin alpha-5-like, coding for MAFSWGGGLRAWQLLFLILFHTVWEVGSGQIHYSVLEEAKHGTFVGRIAQDLGLEVGELVPRLFRVVSKGRRDYLEVNAQNGILFVNSRIDREELCGRNPVCSIHLEVIVDKPLQVFHVEVEIKDINDNPPVFLVKQQRLLILESRTADSRFPLEGASDADIGTNAELLYKLSANEHFTLDIHTNEEEAKSIELVLKKSLDREETPEHSLLLTATDQGKPELTGTAQLLITVLDANDNAPAFDKSIYNVRLLENIPNGTLVIRLNASDADEGVNKEIQYYFGSLVLANVRSKFSIDSNTGEIRVNGNMDYEECNLYEIKVEAIDRSSFPLTGHCKVMVKLLDLNDNAPQVSVTSLSLPVLEDSPSGTVIALISVSDRDSGANGQVTCSLGPPGPFTLVSTFRNYYSLVLEGTVDRESSPAYELVVTARDGGTPTLWATASVSVAIGDVNDNAPSFEQPVYTVFVKENNPPGSHIFTVSAKDPDTQENALISYSLVDRRVGERPLSSYVSVHSESGKVYALQPLDHEELELLHFQVSARDAGFPPLGSNVSLQVFVLDENDNAPALLPPHSGVNPVTELVSKSVAVGHVVAKIRAVDADSGYNAWLSYELLSEMGVGRSPFRVGLYTGEIRTIRVLEDSDASRQTLLVLVKDHGTPKLSSTATVSVSLVENGQTFKTSSSASTVLSKAGMGQETALIDVNVYLIIAICSVSSLLVLSLLLYVALRCSTPPKDVCGPRKPTLVCSSEVGSFSYSQQRRQKVYSWDGVTKNDLMAFSPNLPQAPDSREGGQTQEVVMEHPVKVSSNFHLLATI